The genomic interval ATTATCCAAAGTCTgggctttaatttattttattttaacacaaaAACACTTTTTCAAAACAAATAGTCCGCCAGCCGTTATTTTTCGAAACAGATGTATTGTGTTCCGTTTGCACATGAATGTTTAATCGAATTCATTGATTTGAAGTGGAACAGACCCGACGCGACGAAAGAGTTCCCGACCGAACTGACAAAACAACTACACATCACCACCCAACCGACTAACACTGTGTTACTTTCCTGAATTCTGAACGCAGCGAAAaagttcaattaaaaaaaaaaagaaaattagaaaACTGTCAAAGTGCGTCACTggcggcttttcggcgggaaacgggaacgggacagttgctttcttcattgagtaatctaaataattaatacgaagtggtgttttgtggttaatgatcgcattaagttagtcagaagacattcgcgagtgttattatattggagtattcaatgaacaaagtgtatctgcctattttcgcttcgtgccgggaagccgcttcataactcaaaagtttatgcggacttttgagttaattcgtttggggttcggagtaggagtctactccgagggtgggggcttaggtttcatcatcatcattcatcacctttcatcatttcattaatcatcaagaaaaaaaaatacgtaagacatggctgtatgggcatagttccctttgccttacccttcggggaaaaccaaaaaaaaaaaaaaaaaaatgcgtcaCTGGCTTGCTACGCCGCGATTTCTATTCGCATAATTTTTGAAAGGTAATCAAGAAACCGACCAATGTTATTTGCTGTACATAAATGCGAATGGATGGCGAGACATGGGCGCTAGGTTACCAGCAGTAGAGAGGCCCCGCCGCGGAGGCATTAAATGCGAATTTTGTGGACGAGCGGTACCAAGCATTTCTGCTCTACGCTCGCACCAAAACTCGTTGCATTCTTCTGCTCTGAAAAGGAAGGATCTTTtactgaagaagaagaagataaagccTTCCAAAGTCCAGAAGCCTGTGCCGAGAGTAGCTCCGAAACTACTGCCTAAAATAAACCCCGTTAAAAAAGCACCAACGGAAAAAAGTGCAGACACGAAGGAAAGTACGATTACAGTGGATAAAACACCTAAAACCGAGAACGGCAAGGCTGTTGCTGTTAAAGTGAAACCTAGAGCTTGGAAGGAAAGTCTGCAGAAGGCGAAAATGGCGGATGGAAGGAAGAGAAAAATTGAGTTCCAGTGCCCAAAGTGCAGTAAAGTATTCCCAGTTCTCTTCTCGGCTCAGAGACACATACAGAAGCGTCACCCCAGTAGTGACAATGAGTAAGTTGATTCAATTCTTAATTGattaatataacttttttactactaacatagtttcTAAGCTTCTTTTTTTGTGCCTAACAAGTGGGCCCACATTGCCTAATTagggtaaatataaataaataaataagtagtatttaaaaaaaaatgctcaaGGTGCTTATTCATTGCTGATTCAATGTTTAAATGTtggttatatttattaaaaaaaataaacaaaaagaatacATTCATATGTATCGGCATAGGTATTGTTTAGtggtttaatttataataataaaataaatgaattggcCTGCCAGGCAAGAAGTCTAGAAAACAAAACCATAGGATATTATTATGATCTCCATTTTTATATTTGCCTTATGCAGTTAAATTTCAGTTAAATTTTATTCATTCCAGCTCGTCAAACACCAAGACGCTTCAACCAATAACACTAGAACTGTGCTGCTACTGCAATGACAAGTTCCCGTCACCGCATGAATGCCCGAACCGCCCGTCTTCCAATCTTAACATGATGTACAAATGTGTTGGTTGTGAACAACAGTTCAGCTGTAACAAGTTGTTTGACGTACACGTCACTGACATCCACGGTGATTTGTCGGAGACTTTGTTCTTTCCTAGTGAAGAAGGcaagttttataaaattatccatactaatgttattataaagcttcagtaactctgtctgtttgTTGTTTTTACACTTAaactacacacacatatatatatatatacataaacagcctatataatataatatatactttccactgctgggcacatgcctcccctcaatcaaccggaggaggtatggagcatactccaccacgctgctccaatgtgggttggtggaggtatttttatggctaatagccgggaccaacggcttaacatgccctccgaagcacggaatcagcagcctttgctcagcagtgggatcatataggctaataataataaatggagtAGATTAGgatttaaaatcaaatcaatcatttattcgcataagtGTCATGGTTTTGTCAAACAGTTCGAAGGTTTTATGTTCTTTGAATCACTTGATCTGCTAAATATAAGCTTGCCAAAATTCTGGAGATAAATAGGATAATAAAgaccattattatatttttttataaacacatGTAGTgtgcaaaacaaaaatacttagaGTTTTCTTtcatatctatatttttttttttactatgagcTGAAGGGGAACTTGGCTTTATGAGAGATATATCAACTGACATCTATAAAATaggatttatttttagatacatacatacataaactcacgcccgtaatcccaaatggggtgggcagagccacaagtaatcaaagacaacttgcagccgctgtTGATACGAAGCCACTGTTATTTTTAGATACTTTTATACTAACTaaaattttataacattttcagAATTCACGAACTGGAAAGAAAAGATGGAGGCCCAAACGGATTGCAAATACACCGTCATGGGCCAGTACAACTCCAGGCAAGTGCACCGGTGCTGCAACGTCACAGACAATAGCACTGACGAAGTGGTCAGATTCTGTCCATCTACGATCATATCCAAAGATGTGTGTAAAGGAATCCAAGTAAATTTCTACATCGACCACCACGGACACAAACACCAAGAGTACGAAATGACTGCAGAATTTAAATCGTACACTGTAACAGATTTAATCCAACAAGCGACCAGTAAAATACCAGACCTGAGCCCGGACGATAGTGACTTGTATTTACACTTCAAGTTTTTGATGGAATCTATAGTATTAGACGCTGCAAAGCTGAACATTGCGACTTTGAAAGATCTCATAGCTAAAGCTGTAGATATGACCTCGGTATTGGCACAGTACGATGAAGATCAGGAGAGCATGTTTGAGAACACGAATGTTTTGACAATTAATGTCAACAAGAGGGATGACACGATAACTAGCGTCATGGAAGGCCTAAGAAGCTCTAAGAGAAACAAAAAGAGCAACGAAGAAAATGGCACAGCAAAGAAATTAAAAGTCGCAGACGCAGTCGCTAAAACCCCTAAGGTTAACAGCTCATTCTCATTAGCTGATGAAAAGGATTCAGATAAAATCCTAAAGGAACTGGACAGAGACAACGTAAAAAGTAAAGGACCAAAGGCTAAAGTCAACAAAGAAGAGGcggaaaatgttaaaaataactcGACAAAGAAAGGAAACTCACCACAACTAACTTCGATGCTGAACCAATCCCCACAGCTGTCCTTCAACGATTCGTACAAAGATTTCATCAAGAACAACGTGCCCGATTCGCAAGTgaagaaaaggaatattgtCAAAACAAAAATGGGTCAGTTCAAGCCGAATTTATCACCCAAAAAGGGTGTGAAACGCAACAGTTTTGGCAAAGCACCGGACGTGGAATACGAAGTGAAAGAACAGGAGAATGACTGCAATATTCTCATTTTAAAGATTTGATGTAAACTCGTTTTTTAGACTGTATCAATTCAGTTGAGATCTGTTTCAATTAGTACAGTGAAAAGATATTAGCAGCAACAAACTTTTTCTTTAGCTGCGTGACTCGGATTATACGCGTACCTatatccatggtataagaagaccaggtatgctcaatcctacgacaagccgccattgctagcccattgatgacgtaagtcttaccattcaattggtatctccaacatttcaaggacgtaaattttagtATTGAAAATGAAGTGAATttctgactaatgtatttaattaatattatttgtcacatatattcaaattcaaattcaaaattcaaaaatatctttattcagtaggtaacatagttacactttgaatcgtcaatttttacataacgaacgtctcatccgcctaaaactactgcagcttctcacaacctgtatagccggggaaaagaagctgcaagaaaaacctcggcacagggccctagacgttcttttttaaaaaaaaaaaaaaaaaaaacataaaatattgatatacaattgagtaatttagctgcctaatatcagttctcagacagttaatcccatgcattcatatcttctaaataatcactaactttataataaccttttttgtaaagtttttgtttaactactttcttaaagcagttgaaaggcaaattctgaatgtcaatgggaatcttattgtaaaaacgtatacattgccccttaaaagatttagtaatcttatgtaatcgactgacttgtaaagcaagtttatttttattccgggtattaacaatgtgccgatcgctattttttgcaaataatcctatatgtttttttacatatattaagttttcaaagatatattgtgatgccatagttaaaatattaatttctttaaatttatttctaagtgacatcttgggtcccaatttgtaaatcgcccgaatggcccgcttttgcagaacaaaaatgctgttcacatctgcagcatgaccccacagcaagatgccgtacgacattagactgtggaagtaggcaaaataaactaatcgcgcggtttaatataaaaatcattacaactgtacgtaaatcttttactaaaagtacaaaatttccttgcaaagtaaattaaaaacattggatgtgggtaatttattttttacgaaatggcaacacagggtgggatgacgtcagctgggctaaccttgaaatgctaactgtcagttttgagcatattGGTCTACTTATACCATGCTTATATCGAAATATAAGGCGCAATGTTGATTATGCCAATGGCGTTATTTAGGGGTGTTGTGTGGTGGGACCTTATATAAttttcggcgacaatagatggcgtaagtgtagccacaccaatttttttttgtcacagATAAACTacgctaaatgagctctacacctttttgccactacttgaagatctagagaacctacaaacaataaaaaatattataaactcttCCCTTTCTAAAtgatctattttcttttttttattttgttactctGGATCTGAAGTTATtgacaacttcctatttaaatgttctttttattacttactattagaaactacatataaaaaaagaattgtaaaggtttatttacgtttatttgtaacataaaatacagaaacttagtaaatacttttgtatgggaatgtatatttaatcaataatttaaagaaaatacattattactttacctcttgtggcacaaataaaatgaagtctcagaaataatggtaaatgagaaaaagactaatttatttacattctaCACTGAATCCGCTTtacgtacgccatctaggtaacggataggaactaGATTAGAGTCCCTACACCCTTAAAACGTTGCTACGTTAAACGGATACACCCCGACACATTAAAAAGCGTTCATATTATGTCTAATTCttgtttttttcataaattaGATGTTACCTATccattaaattaaagaaaagcaTCTCAAATCTCAGGCGAACTGGTCGCAGAAgcatagattaaggaataatactacgtaccgacaactccccgctccccaccagcgtctgagctaggtttacctcgccccctcgaacatagtttacttgaatcgtatggtgtcagacgtcacacacagatgcgcgtgtacgataatgtcaatgtgtagtgtctgtgtaaaacgaggttgtttgtatgaagtgtctggggtgcgGCAGAAGCCAAGACGCTATACTCTCGTgaattagatatttttttacttaaatgagtgggctctgactaccccttcggggatgcaggcgtgatgcaatGTTATTTAAATCAGACTTCACGtgtgactccagggttgatgaggttgacaCAGCAGAAGACACAACTTGTATAATTTCGTTGCctgtttggtttttttttgtagattttctgcataatatatatttttaaatacttacgaaCTTTGTCTAACTTTATCTTTGTCGTGGGTCGGTGCTCAGTAATGGGACGTACTTTAAGGATTTTTCGATTATTTAAGTCTtgcataggtaagtattttaggtaattttatttgtaaattgtaataaaataaaataaaccttttCGAGTAATCTTTTTTTCCTTCACTCCTCCTATTAGTCAAGTTCCCCTTCAGCTCATCTGCTCATAGTAACACAAACGGATGCTTACTGAttggagatatttttttttattagtcataaattcagatacaatattttttattttatacaaattctatTATTCGGCGGTAACGTTTAGGTactgtactaaaaacgatggtgggtgtttttttaattaagaatttaaatttttactgtgccgcaatgtaagtcgaacaacgcgcaaCGGACGCTAaacctacgcgcggctacgttacgcgtccgtgatacgatgttgatatctaggtaggagttttcattctcttgtatttagatgcttagtgttTCAATGTTTAAAaattgttgagtttgttgaagtagaacacctactgccacgattttttaCGCACGGTACggtcctaacttattaacaataaaaaccctactcttaccttaattgttattccttcggatgaagtacctaggtaggtaccctagaacatgtcacgtcacgtaggtatgcaacattgcaacatcgcgtttcaaAACACAAATGCAGTGAAGTACACACATTAGCTTATGCtgctaatgtatttatttatttatttatagcctttTATCAGATATAgaagttacattttaaagtttttccttAATCTACGATAACTAATCTGTGTGCCTtcggcaaaggcctcccccatttcTCTCCATTCTTTTTTGTTATCCACGAATCTGGTCCAGGTCTTAGTGTTTCCAGCCACTGACATTATTTCGTCGGCCCACCTTTTAAATTgctaatgtcatcatcatcatcagccgtacgacgcccactgctgggcataggcctcccccaaggatctctacAACGATcgatcctgcgctgcccgcatccagggGCTTCCCACGACCTTTACcatattaattaattcataataataattgctaatgtacttaaataataataaataagatttcATTGCATTATTCCTTCTTGTCTCAATATAGAGATGTCAACTTCGTTTTCGTCTACCACTTGATTCGGATGATGAATTAAATGTAACAATATTCGTGGTTTGTTACTTGATGACCACGTGCAGTGTGCACAGTTGAATAGTTTACGTTTAATATCTGGCTTCACTTTCACTACTTGATTATTCTTCTGGTGATGATCCATTAAATGTGAATTGTAAAGTTTCTTCGAACATGCCTTGAAATTACACGCTTTGCAAGTTCTTTTGTACTTATTATGCCGTCTTAAGTCTGCCACGTCTACGAATTGTGCCTGACATGCATCGCATTGGTGCAGACTATCATTCTGTGATATACGGTGTTCTTTTGCCTTATGCGAATCGAGCGAACGTGGATGTCGAGCGATGAAACCACAATCGGCACACTTCAATGGATTATCTGCCCTGTGGACGAGCTCgtgtttttttgtattcttttttgAAGCACTCTTATAATCACAGTGCGAGCATTTAAACGGTTTGATTCCCTGGTGGATACGGACATGCTCTTCGAATACAGCTTTGTTGTACGTGGAATAGTCACACATGTAGCATTGGAACGGGTTTTCTCCACGGTGCACTTTGCGGATGTGCCGGAGCATTTTCTCTTCAGTCTCAGCGGTGAACCGTTTGCATTCTGGACAACGCACTCGACGCTCCTCAATTTTAATGCATGCATCTACGTCTTCCGAATCAGATGTGCTTTGTGGCTTACTGGAAGAAAAAGGTAGGTTAAAATTATAGGCAAAATAGGTACCGAAAATTATGTCCATGCAAGTTAATTTGAGTATTTTTAAGCGGAAGAATAATGTACATGATAAATTGAAGAATTACTTTTGTGTGTCCTCAGGGCTTTTATTAGGTTCCTGTGCCTGAACTTCGTTTTTTACAGTCGATTCAGCAGTATTGTTTGAAAGTAATTGATTGTACAATACAGGGTACTGTTGGTCCGCCGATACATCCACAAATATCGGCCCTCCATCTATGCTTACTTCTGCCATCGTATTATTAGACATTTCAGTGAATATTTACAGAAAAAATGCTATAATAATCCAAAACAAACAATAGCTCGAACACAgagaaaattttttttttttttccaaataaTCAACAATAGTGTTGTCCGTTTCTTTAGTCAATCGATTTGACATGGGAGTGCCAAAAATCGATTCGAACTTTTATACGATTATAACAAAGGCAACAAAAGGTAGAATATaaattacgcctgtatcccgaaggggtaggcagagttgtataaTGTACgaacctactcctcgccagctacgtttaagtcgtaaaagggggcgagcctattgctattaataattaaaatacttaatcatATTTTTAACTAAGTGTAGTGAGTGTCATAAATAAaactcaaatattttatatatttttgcctttgaataaaatttaatttaaggtTTATAAGTAACAAACGTAAGTACAAAAttaccataaaatataaaatctgaTTCATTCAacataataaatcaaataacaTTATCACTTAaacttttataaattaattcaaatatttcttaatattaCAGTAGTGGTGACAAATATAcactatgataaataaaataaacattgaatatCTCTTGAAATGGCGTTAAAAATAGTGACCCTTTTTACAATTTACTAGCAAGCAGGAGCTTCTCAGCTTCCCTACGTCCTGTGTCAGAAGCACCGTCCACGGTGGAGAAGCGAGTGGGGTGGGTGGCTTCACCCGCGAACAGCACGCGCGGCCGCCCGGTGGAGTCTGTCAGTGGAGCGGCCAGGGTGGCCCGCGCGGTGGGGTAGTGGGACGCTTGTATGCTGTCAAAACTGTAGCTGCCGCGCGTGAACGGGTTTGAGTACCATGTGGATCTGTGATTGGAAGAAATGCTTAATCTAAATTATGACATAAGGGTTCAtacacctacctgtccgacaggctagaCGCGTCAAAGTCacggtggttaccatggttcctccccaccaactcgctcgagatcgtggtttccATGGTTACGacccgccgatttgctattagactacacgatctgatcgggaaacgggagttggtgaggtgtaaccatggcaaccaccGTAACCTTGACGCAGATGCGTCAAAGTTcgtcatctataatggtcgagccaactgtgttagtgaaaactgcattaagataaactatataaaattaattaattaatatacccCTAATTACGTTGCATGATCGTAGGACAGATATTTAAAGTACATCGCCTAAAGCGTTATTATTCCATAGCATACTATTTAATATACATTATAGTACTAACCTTTCTACAGCAATCGGTTTTGGTACAGTCTTGCCTGCACCCATGAATCTTTGTAACAGTTGCCAGCATTTTCTCTTCACCTCGTCTATAGGAAGCGTTTCTACCTGCAAACACATTGACAGTTCCAAGTTTTACCCTTTTTAGGGTATGTTTGTCCTTTTTAACATTATGGACTATTACATGGGCTGTCAGCATACGAGTAAGCATATAATAGAATTATACAACGCATATAACAGTATTGGGCGCACCAAATTGTAttgggcgccgacctcaccgtattaataataataaataataataaaaaagtttatttaggtaaaatctacgacacacatatacatatatatttatatgtattgtgtctgtaatactgtaattttttaatgtataataaagactTTTGAAATCTTACCAATTTAGCGATCTCCCCACTCGTCCAGAGCGTCAGCACGTTCCTCGACCCCATAGGCCGGCTAGCGGCGAATATCCTTGTAGTCCAGTAATCTTGCTTCGCAACCTTCTTCCTGTCCTCTTCTTTCCAAAGCAAACCGAAGAAGACAGCGTCAAGAGGCCACCACACTTCGTCGAAAGCCAAGTCGATTTTGTCCATGACGCCCATTGCTACGGTTTCTATTGCCGTTACTTTCTTCTCAGGCAGTAATGGTTTGAATAATTTGGCGTGTCTGCAAAGTATTGTCATAGACTAAAAAATGATACTACGTATCGaagggcaactctccgctcgcaCTTATTCGTAGCGGGCGCCGACGTCACTTCTGGGTTTTACTTTGGTCTAAATAACCGCAGGCCGCTAAGGAGTGAGGGGGACAGCACGCGGACTGTTCGTCTCTCTCGCACATACGgcaagaatgtgatttttgtacgGAATGTCCAGGATATGGTAGTGTGGAAGTTAAAACAGGTTATGTCATTACTGGGCCACTTTTCAATTTGGATATTTTATTGGTTTTTTAACAGGTTCGCCAACTTCGATCTCTCGTGTTGGTAAGTGACGATCTAATCTAAGGTGAGACACGGTTATTATTCCAAATTTTGGAATCATAAACTGGGGCAGGATAGTTGTATGTAAGTTTATAAGGCCTATTTCCTACccaagtaagcagagactatggaattaccaTACGTACCTCTCTTTCAAAACACCAAGCGAGACAGTAACAACCACATTGTTTGCTGTGTACAGGA from Pectinophora gossypiella chromosome 29, ilPecGoss1.1, whole genome shotgun sequence carries:
- the LOC126379450 gene encoding uncharacterized protein LOC126379450; its protein translation is MGARLPAVERPRRGGIKCEFCGRAVPSISALRSHQNSLHSSALKRKDLLLKKKKIKPSKVQKPVPRVAPKLLPKINPVKKAPTEKSADTKESTITVDKTPKTENGKAVAVKVKPRAWKESLQKAKMADGRKRKIEFQCPKCSKVFPVLFSAQRHIQKRHPSSDNDSSNTKTLQPITLELCCYCNDKFPSPHECPNRPSSNLNMMYKCVGCEQQFSCNKLFDVHVTDIHGDLSETLFFPSEEEFTNWKEKMEAQTDCKYTVMGQYNSRQVHRCCNVTDNSTDEVVRFCPSTIISKDVCKGIQVNFYIDHHGHKHQEYEMTAEFKSYTVTDLIQQATSKIPDLSPDDSDLYLHFKFLMESIVLDAAKLNIATLKDLIAKAVDMTSVLAQYDEDQESMFENTNVLTINVNKRDDTITSVMEGLRSSKRNKKSNEENGTAKKLKVADAVAKTPKVNSSFSLADEKDSDKILKELDRDNVKSKGPKAKVNKEEAENVKNNSTKKGNSPQLTSMLNQSPQLSFNDSYKDFIKNNVPDSQVKKRNIVKTKMGQFKPNLSPKKGVKRNSFGKAPDVEYEVKEQENDCNILILKI
- the LOC126379563 gene encoding gastrula zinc finger protein XlCGF49.1-like isoform X2; this encodes MSNNTMAEVSIDGGPIFVDVSADQQYPVLYNQLLSNNTAESTVKNEVQAQEPNKSPEDTQNKPQSTSDSEDVDACIKIEERRVRCPECKRFTAETEEKMLRHIRKVHRGENPFQCYMCDYSTYNKAVFEEHVRIHQGIKPFKCSHCDYKSASKKNTKKHELVHRADNPLKCADCGFIARHPRSLDSHKAKEHRISQNDSLHQCDACQAQFVDVADLRRHNKYKRTCKACNFKACSKKLYNSHLMDHHQKNNQERTKSPTNHRGCQ
- the LOC126379563 gene encoding gastrula zinc finger protein xFG20-1-like isoform X1; translation: MSNNTMAEVSIDGGPIFVDVSADQQYPVLYNQLLSNNTAESTVKNEVQAQEPNKSPEDTQNKPQSTSDSEDVDACIKIEERRVRCPECKRFTAETEEKMLRHIRKVHRGENPFQCYMCDYSTYNKAVFEEHVRIHQGIKPFKCSHCDYKSASKKNTKKHELVHRADNPLKCADCGFIARHPRSLDSHKAKEHRISQNDSLHQCDACQAQFVDVADLRRHNKYKRTCKACNFKACSKKLYNSHLMDHHQKNNQVVKVKPDIKRKLFNCAHCTWSSSNKPRILLHLIHHPNQVVDENEVDISILRQEGIMQ